One Gordonia sp. SID5947 genomic region harbors:
- a CDS encoding ATP-binding cassette domain-containing protein has protein sequence MIHARGLVQTFHTGRGKQKREVRAVDGVDLDIAEGEVVGFLGPNGAGKTTTLRMLTTLLRPTAGVATVNGYDVVRESVMVRRSIGYVSQAGGTFSQAQAGDEVVDHGMLYGMTRAAATARGKALFSQLQLDGLWDRMPKNMSGGQKRRLDIVMGLVHDPTLVFLDEPTTGLDPQARANLWEHIRRLRSDTGATVFLTTHYLDEADELSDRIIIIDNGRIVAADTADNLKATVSGDLVDLELADDAMVAVSAQKLGAIGCDVETDGRHVRGRVRRAGREVPGLLREFDAAGIDLDSIEVIRPTLDDVFLTLTGRSLRDAQDEQPVDDSVVAEGLPAQDVPAQGVSQS, from the coding sequence ATGATCCATGCACGCGGGCTGGTGCAGACATTCCACACCGGTCGTGGAAAACAGAAGCGGGAGGTCCGCGCTGTCGATGGCGTCGACCTCGACATCGCGGAAGGAGAAGTCGTCGGCTTCCTCGGTCCGAACGGGGCAGGAAAGACGACCACACTGAGGATGCTGACCACCCTGTTGCGGCCGACCGCCGGCGTCGCGACCGTGAACGGGTACGACGTGGTTCGCGAGTCGGTGATGGTGCGGCGCAGCATCGGCTATGTCTCGCAGGCGGGTGGCACCTTCAGCCAGGCGCAGGCCGGCGACGAGGTGGTCGACCACGGGATGCTCTACGGGATGACGCGGGCGGCGGCCACGGCGCGCGGCAAGGCCCTGTTCTCGCAACTCCAACTCGACGGCCTCTGGGATCGGATGCCCAAGAACATGTCCGGCGGGCAGAAGCGGCGCCTCGACATCGTGATGGGCCTGGTGCACGATCCGACGTTGGTGTTCCTCGACGAACCGACCACCGGGCTCGACCCACAGGCGCGGGCCAATCTCTGGGAGCACATCCGTCGGCTGCGGTCGGACACCGGCGCGACCGTCTTCCTCACCACGCACTACCTCGACGAGGCCGACGAACTGTCCGATCGCATCATCATCATCGACAACGGCCGCATCGTGGCCGCCGATACGGCGGACAACCTCAAGGCCACCGTGTCGGGCGACCTGGTCGATCTCGAACTCGCCGACGACGCGATGGTCGCGGTCTCCGCGCAGAAGCTCGGTGCCATCGGCTGTGATGTGGAGACCGACGGGCGCCACGTGCGAGGACGCGTTCGTCGCGCCGGCCGCGAGGTGCCGGGGCTGTTGCGCGAGTTCGACGCGGCAGGCATCGATCTCGATTCGATCGAGGTGATCCGCCCGACCCTCGACGATGTGTTCCTCACCCTCACCGGTCGTTCCCTCCGGGACGCCCAGGACGAACAACCGGTCGACGATTCTGTTGTCGCCGAAGGACTTCCGGCTCAGGA